A genomic region of Candidatus Cloacimonadota bacterium contains the following coding sequences:
- a CDS encoding NYN domain-containing protein, with the protein MEGKGQIKVGVYVDVQNIAMNGGFGMQYDVLREFACRNNGIAVRLNAYVAYDQEMARINPEYKKKQDRFHSSLRDFGYKVIAKTVRWFHDEQGNKFGKANADLDMAVDTLMQSERLDYVLMVTGDGDFIQVVRALQNKGCRVETLAFNNVSHALRNEADLFTSGYLIPGLLPIEYNYKNQDKKIVRGVCYSFHPENGHKGYGFMRFMKDISGGLWITDSRKRESPFDTAFFHSSQLPENIDISTLPNREQIFEFELKKGKEKGWQTDNIKSVYHY; encoded by the coding sequence ATGGAAGGAAAAGGTCAGATAAAAGTTGGAGTTTATGTCGATGTGCAAAATATTGCCATGAATGGAGGATTTGGTATGCAATATGATGTTCTGCGGGAATTTGCCTGCCGGAATAATGGAATTGCAGTCCGGCTGAATGCTTATGTTGCGTATGATCAAGAAATGGCAAGGATCAATCCGGAATATAAAAAAAAACAGGACAGATTTCATTCATCATTGAGAGATTTCGGTTATAAAGTTATCGCCAAAACTGTGCGCTGGTTTCATGATGAGCAGGGAAATAAATTCGGAAAGGCAAACGCTGATCTTGATATGGCTGTTGATACTCTGATGCAGTCGGAAAGGCTTGATTATGTTCTGATGGTAACCGGAGATGGAGATTTTATTCAAGTTGTGCGCGCTTTACAGAATAAAGGCTGCCGGGTAGAAACTCTTGCTTTTAACAATGTTTCCCATGCTTTAAGAAACGAAGCTGATCTTTTCACATCCGGTTATCTGATTCCGGGTCTTTTGCCAATAGAATACAATTATAAAAATCAGGATAAAAAAATAGTTCGCGGTGTTTGTTATTCTTTTCATCCTGAAAATGGACACAAAGGATATGGTTTTATGCGTTTTATGAAAGATATCAGCGGTGGCTTGTGGATAACGGATTCCAGAAAAAGAGAATCTCCTTTTGATACAGCGTTCTTTCACAGCAGTCAACTTCCTGAAAATATCGATATTTCGACCTTGCCTAACAGAGAGCAGATATTTGAGTTTGAATTAAAAAAAGGTAAAGAAAAGGGTTGGCAGACGGATAATATTAAATCTGTTTATCATTATTAA